Proteins found in one Malassezia vespertilionis chromosome 5, complete sequence genomic segment:
- the MgPP2CL-1 gene encoding protein-serine/threonine phosphatase (EggNog:ENOG503NUYG; BUSCO:EOG09264XTW; COG:T) — MDASGLFAPPPQYLDNDDYTFTHGLAPQSYTTLLATPLDPRAVSHKANVDQRRRHVRRLYDLLQLTILRNDKQRAARCLYLLLRMREWRPVELWKFGLKVAAMPDALESHRPLAYLQQISRTRTELRPYVLPFLVRELVFVQRYEDALEEITSVISVYPYRHIPQLHTYLGLLTLYIGASRHPADAQLTASPSLLVPSLLSLHVAPQVRRMALHHFENAIKVAPRYTALQTHVFSQRVRSNARRTARLEKLAKDYRARCWASLRDSGWVFRDGDTTASATETMQQHSPEPSASYTDDMVRQLPDASYFSMDSDIEGDFEPETGPNYPDAIVLGAELPPDLNRPHTPTSDAEDEPLSPELLPAMTDTAPRLLLPACTWAVHVATMYLRMIQGRPSPASIAGGVSKFAGDELTLTATVGVAEDRNSRWRRSMEDAHAFDLEFNGVQGQNFFAIFDGHAGKFAAEWSSKHLAQILAGELDTHPSMDVREVLKNTFEKADAKLETASEVAGMHSGCTAVASLLRYEECGEAGSSRRRVLYSANVGDARTVLCRAGKAVRLTYDHKGSDAQEVKRITDKGGFLLNNRVNGTILRLLISGVLAVTRSLGDFSMKEFVVGAPFTTSIELNEDDAFVIMACDGVCTVGNCSPQLWDVVDDQTAVDLIADTHDPQAAAEQLLNHALDNFSTDNTTVMVIRIRPQTV, encoded by the exons ATGGATGCGTCGGGTCTGTTCGCCCCACCGCCGCAGTACCTCGACAACGATGACTACACATTCACGCATGGACTTGCACCGCAGTCGTATACAACACTACTGGCGACTCCATTGGACCCCAGGGCCGTGAGCCATAAAGCAAATGTCGaccagcgccggcgccatgtgcggcgcttgtaTGATCTTTTGCAGCTCACGATTTTGCGCAAcgacaagcagcgtgcggcgcggtgtCTATATCTGTTGCTGCGTATGCGCGAATGGCGCCCTGTGGAGCTCTGGAAGTTCGGGCTCAAGGTCGCGGCGATGCCTGACGCACTCGAAAGTCACAGGCCGCTCGCCTACTTGCAGCAGATTTCGCGTACACGCACAGAATTGCGCCCGTATGTATTGCCATTCCTTGTGCGGGAGCTTGTGTTTGTGCAGCGGTACGAGGACGCGTTGGAAGAGATCACGAGTGTCATTTCCGTATACCCTTATCGCCATATACCACAGCTGCACACCTACCTAGGCTTGCTCACCCTCTATATCGGGGCGAGTCGACACCCAGCAGATGCGCAATTGACCGCGTCCCCGTCCCTGCTGGTCCCAAGCTTGCTTTCGCTGCACGTAGCACCGCAGGTGCGACGAATGGCGCTGCACCACTTTGAGAATGCAATCAAAGTCGCGCCCCGTTATACGGCACTCCAGACTCACGTCTTCTCGCAGCGTGTCCGATCcaatgcacggcgcacagcgcgtcTCGAAAAACTGGCAAAGGACTATCGCGCACGGTGCTGGGCAAGTTTGCGCGATAGCGGCTGGGTATTTCGCGATGGAGATACTACAGCGTCGGCGACAGAGACtatgcagcagcacagtCCCGAGCCCAGTGCATCATACACAGACGATATGGTGCGCCAGCTTCCCGACGCGAGCTACTTTTCTATGGACTCTGACATAGAGGGCGATTTTGAGCCAGAGACCGGGCCTAATTACCCTGACGCTATCGTCTTGGGCGCCGAGCTTCCGCCTGACTTGAATCGACCACACACGCCTACGTCCGACGCGGAAGACGAGCCACTGAGCCCCGAGCTTCTGCCCGCCATGACAgacacagcgccgcgtctgcTGCTGCCTGCTTGCACATGGGCAGTGCACGTGGCCACTATGTATCTACGCATG ATCCAGGGTC GGCCGTCGCCAGCGTCTATTGCGGGTGGTGTTTCCAAATTCGCGGGCGACGAACTGACGTTGACGGCCACTGTTGGCGTCGCCGAGGATCGAAACTCGCGGTGGCGACGGTCTATGGAAGACGCACATGCGTTTGACTTGGAATTTAACGGCGTGCAAGGCCAGAACTTTTTTGCTATTTTTGACGGGCACGCTGGCAAATTTGCAGCCGAATGGAGCAGCAAACATTTGGCGCAAATTCTCGCCGGGGAGCTCGACACGCATCCGTCGAtggatgtgcgcgaggtgcTGAAAAACACGTTTGAGAAGGCGGACGCAAAGCTGGAAACAGCCTCAGAGGTGGCCGGGATGCACAGTGGATGCACCGCAGTTGCATCTTTGCTACGTTACGAGGAATGCGGTGAGGCGGGATCTAGCCGCCGCCGTGTGTTGTACTCTGCCAATGttggcgatgcacgcacTGTACTGTGCCGTGCTGGCAAAGCAGTCCGCCTCACTTATGACCATAAAGGATCCGATGCGCAAGAGGTGAAGCGCATTACGGACAAAGGCGGGTTCCTCCTGAATAACCGTGTCAACGGTACGATCTTACGTCTACTCATATCAGGTGTGCTTGCCGTCACCCGCTCGCTTGGCGATTTCTCTATGAAAGAATTCGTCGTAGGCGCGCCATTCACCACTAGCATTGAGCTTAACGAGGACGACGCGTTTGTCATTATGGCTTGTGATGGCGTATGTACAGTCGGAAATTGCTCACCGCAGCTTTGGGATGTGGTCGATGACCAGACTGCCGTTGACCTAATTGCCGATACTCACGACCCCCAAGCGGCTGCAGAACAGCTGCTTAATCATGCATTGGACAATTTTAGCACGGACAACACTACCGTGATGGTCATACGGATCCGTCCGCAAACTGTGTAA